One genomic region from Jilunia laotingensis encodes:
- a CDS encoding sodium-translocating pyrophosphatase, translating to MDSMLFWLIPAASVLALCFAYYFHKQMMKESEGTPQMVKIAAAVRKGAMSYLKQQYKIVGWVFLGLVILFSIMAYGFQVQNAWVPIAFLTGGFFSGLSGFLGMKTATYASARTANAARNSLNAGLRIAFRSGAVMGLVVVGLGLLDISFWYLLLNWAIPADALTPTHKLCMITTTMLTFGMGASTQALFARVGGGIYTKAADVGADLVGKVEAGIPEDDPRNPATIADNVGDNVGDVAGMGADLYESYCGSILATAALGAAAFIHTGDTAMQFKAVIAPMLIAAVGIILSIIGIFSVRTKENAKMKDLLNSLAFGTNLSSVLIVIATFFILWLLQLDNWVWISCAVVVGLIVGIVIGRSTEYYTSQSYRPTQKLSESGKTGPATVIISGIGLGMLSTAIPVLAVVVGIIASFLFASGFDFDNVGMGLYGIGIAAVGMLSTLGITLATDAYGPIADNAGGNAEMSGLGEEVRKRTDALDSLGNTTAATGKGFAIGSAALTGLALLASYIEEIRIGLTRLDIIELNMPNGDVIATANATFVDFMNYYDVTLMNPKVLSGIFIGSMMAFLFCGLTMNAVGRAAGHMVDEVRRQFREIKGILTGEAEPDYERCVAISTKGAQREMVVPSLIAIVAPIITGLIFGVTGVVGLLIGGLSSGFVLAIFMANAGGAWDNAKKYVEEGHFGGKGSEVHKATVVGDTVGDPFKDTSGPSLNILIKLMSMVAIVMAGLTVAWSLF from the coding sequence CCAGCCGCTTCTGTTTTGGCTCTCTGCTTTGCTTATTATTTTCATAAGCAGATGATGAAAGAGAGTGAAGGTACTCCTCAAATGGTGAAAATTGCTGCTGCTGTGCGCAAAGGTGCAATGTCTTATCTGAAACAGCAGTATAAGATTGTCGGCTGGGTATTTCTGGGTTTGGTAATCCTGTTTTCGATTATGGCTTATGGCTTTCAAGTACAAAATGCATGGGTGCCTATTGCCTTCCTGACAGGTGGATTTTTTTCGGGGCTTTCCGGTTTCTTGGGTATGAAGACGGCAACGTATGCCTCTGCTCGTACGGCAAATGCAGCCCGCAATTCATTAAATGCCGGTCTGCGCATCGCCTTTCGCAGTGGCGCGGTGATGGGACTGGTGGTGGTAGGCCTCGGGCTGCTGGATATTTCATTTTGGTATCTGTTATTGAACTGGGCGATTCCGGCAGATGCGCTGACACCAACTCATAAGCTGTGTATGATCACAACAACCATGTTGACTTTTGGTATGGGTGCTTCTACGCAGGCGTTGTTTGCACGTGTAGGAGGCGGTATTTATACCAAAGCTGCCGATGTGGGAGCCGACTTGGTAGGTAAAGTGGAAGCAGGAATCCCGGAAGACGATCCGCGTAATCCGGCTACGATTGCCGATAATGTAGGAGATAATGTAGGTGACGTTGCCGGTATGGGTGCCGACCTTTACGAATCTTATTGCGGCTCTATTTTGGCAACTGCTGCATTGGGTGCGGCCGCCTTTATCCATACGGGTGATACGGCCATGCAATTTAAAGCGGTTATAGCCCCGATGCTGATTGCCGCTGTTGGGATAATCCTTTCTATAATCGGTATTTTCTCCGTGCGTACAAAGGAGAATGCAAAGATGAAGGACTTGCTGAATTCATTGGCTTTCGGCACCAACTTGAGTTCTGTGCTGATTGTGATAGCTACTTTCTTTATTCTTTGGCTTTTACAACTTGATAATTGGGTTTGGATATCCTGCGCTGTTGTCGTAGGGCTGATAGTTGGTATTGTGATCGGGCGTTCGACCGAATATTATACTTCCCAATCTTATCGTCCTACCCAGAAGTTGAGTGAAAGCGGTAAGACCGGCCCTGCTACGGTTATCATTTCCGGTATAGGCCTGGGCATGCTCTCCACGGCTATTCCGGTATTGGCAGTCGTTGTGGGCATCATTGCCTCTTTCCTGTTTGCATCGGGATTTGATTTTGATAATGTAGGTATGGGACTTTACGGTATCGGAATTGCCGCAGTAGGTATGCTTTCGACATTGGGCATTACGCTTGCAACGGATGCTTACGGGCCGATAGCGGATAATGCCGGAGGAAATGCTGAAATGTCCGGTCTGGGTGAAGAGGTGCGTAAACGTACGGATGCTCTCGATTCACTGGGCAATACTACGGCAGCTACGGGGAAAGGTTTTGCTATCGGTTCGGCCGCTTTGACCGGTTTGGCACTCCTTGCATCTTATATTGAAGAGATCCGTATCGGATTGACACGGTTGGATATTATAGAATTGAACATGCCTAACGGTGATGTGATAGCTACAGCGAATGCGACTTTTGTCGATTTCATGAATTATTATGATGTGACTCTGATGAATCCTAAAGTGCTGTCCGGCATCTTTATAGGTTCGATGATGGCATTCCTTTTCTGTGGATTGACTATGAACGCTGTAGGACGTGCTGCCGGACATATGGTGGACGAGGTACGCCGCCAGTTCCGTGAAATTAAAGGCATACTGACCGGGGAGGCAGAACCGGACTATGAGCGTTGTGTGGCTATTTCTACTAAGGGGGCACAGCGCGAAATGGTAGTTCCTTCATTGATTGCAATCGTTGCTCCGATTATTACCGGACTCATTTTCGGTGTGACCGGAGTGGTGGGTTTGCTGATAGGCGGCTTAAGCAGTGGTTTTGTCCTTGCTATATTCATGGCTAATGCCGGAGGAGCCTGGGATAATGCAAAGAAATACGTGGAAGAAGGACACTTCGGTGGTAAAGGGAGCGAAGTACATAAAGCTACGGTAGTGGGTGATACGGTAGGCGATCCGTTTAAAGACACTTCCGGTCCGAGCTTGAATATCCTTATAAAACTTATGAGCATGGTTGCCATTGTTATGGCTGGATTGACCGTTGCTTGGAGTTTGTTCTAA
- a CDS encoding ribonuclease HII, with product MLLPYLNKELIEAGCDEAGRGCLAGAVYAAAVILPKDFKNELLNDSKQLTEKQRYALREIIEKEAVAWAVGIVSPEEIDEINILNASFLAMHRAIDQLKLRPQHLLIDGNRFKKYLDIPHTTVIKGDGKYLSIAAASILAKTYRDDYMNRLHDEFPYYDWDHNKGYPTRKHRAAISERGTTPYHRMTFNLLGDGQLKLSFE from the coding sequence ATGTTACTACCGTATTTGAATAAAGAACTGATAGAAGCCGGTTGTGATGAAGCCGGCCGTGGATGTCTGGCAGGGGCTGTGTATGCTGCTGCCGTTATTCTTCCCAAGGATTTTAAGAATGAGCTTTTGAACGATTCGAAACAGTTGACCGAAAAACAACGGTATGCTTTGCGTGAAATCATAGAGAAAGAAGCCGTCGCATGGGCGGTAGGAATTGTATCTCCGGAAGAAATTGATGAAATAAACATTCTTAATGCTTCTTTTCTTGCCATGCACAGGGCAATCGATCAACTGAAACTTCGCCCGCAACATTTGCTCATTGATGGCAACCGGTTTAAAAAGTACCTTGACATACCTCATACGACTGTCATCAAGGGGGATGGGAAATATCTTTCGATCGCTGCTGCATCCATTCTTGCAAAAACATATCGCGATGACTATATGAATCGCTTGCATGACGAATTTCCCTATTATGACTGGGATCATAACAAAGGATATCCTACGCGCAAACACCGTGCAGCCATCTCGGAACGTGGGACGACTCCTTATCACCGGATGACATTCAATCTTTTGGGAGACGGGCAGTTGAAGTTGAGTTTTGAATAG